In Alicyclobacillus macrosporangiidus CPP55, a single window of DNA contains:
- the wecB gene encoding non-hydrolyzing UDP-N-acetylglucosamine 2-epimerase: MTVFGTRPEAVKMAPLVKALDRTPGIESLVCVTAQHREMLDQVLEVFAVQPDDDLDIMEPSQTLGTITRKALQGLEDVIERRRPDIVLVHGDTTTTFAAALAAFYHQVAIGHVEAGLRTYDKYSPFPEEMNRQLADVLCDLFFAPTEWAAGNLLREGKPAERIFVTGNTVVDAMATTVRREYRHEVLDQIPAGARMVYMTSHRRENLGEPLENICRAAREVVDRFPDVHLVYPVHLNPRVRETAFRVLGGHPRIHLIDPLGVVDNHNFMARATLILTDSGGIQEEAPSLGVPVLVMRDTTERPEGIEAGTLRLVGTDRHAIAGEAARLLSEREAYEDMARRNNPYGDGRASERIVQAILHYFGCGPRPQPFVYQPLRQTDVQHS; the protein is encoded by the coding sequence ATGACCGTCTTCGGGACGCGGCCGGAGGCGGTGAAGATGGCGCCCTTGGTGAAGGCGCTGGACCGCACCCCCGGGATCGAGTCCTTGGTGTGCGTCACCGCCCAGCACCGGGAGATGCTCGATCAGGTGCTGGAGGTGTTCGCCGTCCAGCCGGACGACGATCTCGACATCATGGAGCCGAGCCAGACCCTCGGCACCATCACGCGCAAGGCGCTGCAGGGGCTGGAGGACGTCATCGAACGGCGGCGCCCGGACATCGTGCTGGTGCACGGGGACACCACCACCACCTTCGCGGCGGCGCTCGCGGCATTTTACCACCAGGTCGCCATCGGTCACGTGGAGGCCGGACTGCGCACCTACGATAAGTACAGCCCGTTCCCGGAGGAGATGAACCGCCAGTTGGCGGATGTGTTGTGCGACCTGTTCTTCGCCCCGACCGAATGGGCGGCCGGCAACCTGCTGCGGGAAGGCAAGCCGGCCGAGCGCATCTTCGTCACCGGCAACACCGTCGTGGACGCCATGGCGACCACCGTCCGGCGCGAGTACCGCCACGAGGTCCTGGACCAGATCCCGGCCGGGGCGCGGATGGTCTACATGACCTCGCATCGCCGCGAGAACCTCGGCGAACCGCTGGAGAACATCTGCCGCGCAGCGCGCGAGGTGGTGGACCGGTTCCCGGACGTGCACCTGGTGTACCCGGTGCACCTCAACCCGCGCGTGCGGGAGACCGCGTTCCGGGTGCTCGGCGGCCATCCGCGGATCCATCTGATCGATCCGCTGGGCGTCGTCGACAACCACAACTTCATGGCCCGCGCGACGCTCATCCTCACCGACTCGGGCGGGATCCAGGAGGAGGCGCCCTCCCTCGGCGTGCCGGTGCTGGTGATGCGCGACACGACCGAGCGTCCGGAGGGCATCGAGGCGGGGACGCTGCGGTTGGTCGGGACCGATCGGCACGCCATCGCCGGCGAGGCGGCGCGCCTGTTGTCCGAGCGGGAGGCGTACGAAGACATGGCCCGCCGCAACAATCCCTACGGCGACGGACGCGCGTCCGAGCGGATCGTGCAGGCGATTCTCCATTATTTCGGTTGCGGGCCGCGGCCGCAGCCGTTCGTATACCAACCGCTGCGGCAGACGGACGTGCAGCACTCTTGA
- a CDS encoding acetyl-CoA C-acetyltransferase: MGKDVVLAGAVRTAIGSFMGSLAPLPATQLGAVVLSAALERAGVEKEQVEEVIFGNVLQAGLGQNPARQAAIRAGLPDTVPSMTINKVCGSGLKSVMLAAQAIRAGDNELIVAGGMESMSGAPYLLEGARQGYRMGDQKVVDSMIRDGLWCAFCDVHMGITAENIAERHGISREEQDEFAAWSQQKAAAAIASGRFRDEIVPVQVPQRKGDPLVFDTDEFPRAGTTVEALAKLRPAFKKDGTVTAGNASGINDGAAAVVVASAERAEALGIRPMARIVSYASAGLDPAVMGLGPIDATRKALEKAGLTVDDMDLIEANEAFAAQSLAVAKALGFHREKVNVNGGAIALGHPIGASGTRILVTLLHELQKRQGRYGLATLCIGGGQGVAMVVERI; this comes from the coding sequence GTGGGTAAAGACGTGGTGTTGGCGGGTGCGGTGCGGACGGCCATCGGCAGTTTTATGGGGAGCTTGGCGCCTCTGCCGGCGACGCAGCTGGGCGCGGTGGTTCTCTCCGCTGCCTTGGAGCGCGCCGGCGTGGAGAAGGAACAGGTCGAGGAGGTCATCTTCGGCAACGTCCTGCAGGCGGGGCTGGGCCAGAACCCAGCGCGCCAGGCGGCCATCCGGGCGGGCTTGCCGGATACGGTGCCGTCGATGACCATCAACAAGGTGTGCGGATCGGGCTTGAAGTCCGTCATGCTCGCCGCGCAGGCCATCCGGGCGGGGGACAACGAGCTCATCGTCGCCGGTGGCATGGAGAGTATGTCGGGTGCCCCGTACCTGCTCGAGGGGGCGCGCCAGGGCTATCGCATGGGCGATCAAAAGGTCGTCGACAGCATGATCCGCGACGGGCTGTGGTGCGCGTTCTGCGATGTGCACATGGGCATCACGGCTGAGAACATCGCCGAGCGGCATGGCATCTCGCGCGAAGAACAGGACGAGTTCGCCGCCTGGAGCCAGCAGAAGGCAGCGGCCGCCATCGCTTCCGGCCGGTTCCGGGACGAGATCGTGCCCGTCCAGGTGCCGCAGCGCAAGGGCGATCCGCTGGTCTTCGACACGGATGAGTTCCCGCGCGCGGGGACCACGGTCGAAGCGCTGGCGAAGCTGCGGCCGGCCTTCAAGAAGGACGGCACCGTGACGGCCGGGAACGCCTCCGGCATCAATGACGGCGCCGCCGCGGTGGTGGTGGCGAGCGCTGAGCGGGCAGAGGCGTTGGGCATCCGGCCGATGGCGCGGATCGTCAGCTACGCCAGCGCCGGATTGGACCCGGCGGTGATGGGCCTGGGGCCGATTGATGCGACCCGGAAGGCCCTGGAGAAAGCCGGGCTCACCGTCGACGACATGGATCTCATCGAAGCCAACGAAGCGTTCGCCGCCCAGTCGTTGGCGGTGGCGAAGGCGCTCGGATTCCATCGCGAGAAGGTGAACGTCAACGGAGGGGCCATCGCGCTCGGGCATCCCATCGGAGCGAGCGGCACGCGGATTCTCGTGACCCTCCTGCACGAACTGCAAAAGCGCCAGGGGCGCTACGGGCTGGCCACCCTGTGCATCGGTGGCGGCCAAGGCGTCGCGATGGTGGTGGAGCGCATCTGA
- a CDS encoding AtpZ/AtpI family protein, translating into MKTYAVLLSLMLQLATCTVVFGYLGHLLAQKWHHPFVTLVGILVGLGVGMSGFAFLANHLLRR; encoded by the coding sequence GTGAAAACGTATGCAGTTCTGTTGTCCCTGATGCTGCAATTGGCGACCTGCACGGTTGTTTTCGGGTACCTCGGCCACCTGCTCGCGCAAAAATGGCATCACCCGTTTGTCACGCTCGTCGGGATCCTCGTGGGCCTCGGCGTCGGCATGTCCGGGTTTGCATTCCTGGCGAATCATCTGCTGAGGAGATGA
- a CDS encoding ATP synthase subunit I, with amino-acid sequence MKDDVQRLQARLRAIQWAGLAIMGLTVIARFVLPWHDVTNGLLIGEVGGAGAVWSMIRQGHLHDGRQGAALMVSGIVGYFIRMLLLVAVIVIAIKLPHVHVLAALVGYLLGFALVVAGLYRFEYQAGGR; translated from the coding sequence GTGAAAGACGACGTGCAACGTCTGCAGGCGCGGTTGCGCGCCATCCAATGGGCAGGTCTGGCGATCATGGGGCTTACCGTGATCGCGCGTTTTGTGTTGCCTTGGCACGACGTGACGAACGGGTTGCTGATTGGAGAGGTGGGCGGCGCGGGGGCGGTCTGGAGCATGATCCGCCAAGGCCACCTGCACGACGGCCGCCAAGGGGCCGCGTTGATGGTGTCCGGCATCGTCGGCTACTTCATCCGCATGTTGCTGTTGGTTGCCGTCATCGTGATCGCCATCAAGCTTCCGCACGTCCACGTGCTGGCGGCGCTCGTGGGATACTTGCTCGGGTTCGCGCTGGTCGTCGCCGGGCTGTACCGCTTCGAGTACCAAGCCGGCGGCCGCTGA
- the atpB gene encoding F0F1 ATP synthase subunit A: MPKHPMLFADHWYKIDLVTVFWTLVVGALVAIVLGVVARRLDMRSPRGLQNVMEWAIEFTRSMARDTMPSEQGVNFVLPFAFVTLVYLFVANWLGLIVTIEFEPGRDIPVLHMAEHVKYSLNNSPTENMNMTLGLAILVWLVSHGYGLRHPLRWLKQYRNPMAIIDEVTNPLTHGMRLFGNILAGEVLIEAILKMPMLFGWVPTGLPLLIIWLLYSMFVSTIQAYIFALLLTLYIGHKDFSVAHH, translated from the coding sequence GTGCCAAAACACCCCATGCTGTTCGCCGACCACTGGTACAAGATCGACCTGGTCACGGTGTTCTGGACCCTGGTGGTCGGGGCGCTGGTGGCGATTGTGCTGGGCGTGGTGGCGCGGCGGCTGGACATGCGCAGCCCGCGCGGGTTGCAGAACGTGATGGAGTGGGCCATTGAGTTCACGCGCAGCATGGCGCGCGACACGATGCCGTCCGAGCAGGGCGTGAATTTCGTCCTTCCGTTCGCCTTCGTGACGCTCGTGTACCTGTTCGTCGCCAACTGGTTGGGCCTCATCGTCACCATCGAGTTCGAGCCCGGGCGCGACATCCCGGTGCTGCACATGGCGGAGCACGTCAAGTACTCCCTGAACAACTCGCCCACCGAGAACATGAACATGACGCTCGGCTTGGCCATCCTCGTCTGGTTGGTCAGCCACGGCTACGGTCTGCGCCATCCGCTGCGGTGGCTGAAGCAGTACCGCAACCCGATGGCCATCATCGACGAAGTGACCAACCCGTTGACGCACGGCATGCGACTGTTCGGCAACATCCTGGCCGGCGAGGTGCTGATTGAAGCCATCCTCAAGATGCCGATGTTGTTCGGGTGGGTTCCGACCGGGTTGCCACTGCTCATCATCTGGTTGCTCTACAGTATGTTCGTGAGCACCATCCAGGCGTACATCTTCGCCCTGCTGCTGACGCTCTACATCGGGCACAAGGATTTCAGCGTCGCGCACCACTGA
- the atpE gene encoding ATP synthase F0 subunit C — MHLIAAALLLGFATVGSGVGNGVLFSKFVEGVSRQPEARGTLLGSAMIGLAFVEAFPAILLALGLMTFFS; from the coding sequence CTGCACCTGATCGCTGCTGCGCTGCTGCTCGGATTCGCCACGGTGGGCTCCGGTGTGGGCAACGGCGTCCTGTTCAGCAAGTTCGTCGAAGGCGTCTCCCGTCAACCTGAAGCGCGCGGCACCCTGCTCGGCAGCGCCATGATCGGTTTGGCGTTCGTTGAGGCGTTCCCTGCGATTTTGCTCGCCCTCGGTTTGATGACGTTCTTCAGCTGA
- the atpF gene encoding F0F1 ATP synthase subunit B — protein sequence MSIIEPGTMIVSLLGFLISFWIVKRVAFQPLANMMEQRRKHIEDQIQSAERDRAEAERLLAEQRRLLEQTRNEVRDMLDQARARADEQARQIVEEARAEADRLIAEGRQLIERERAEALAGAMQTLSELTVELTTKLLRGHVSESAHREMVAEAEKHLEELVS from the coding sequence GTGTCCATCATCGAACCAGGCACGATGATTGTGTCGTTGCTTGGCTTTCTCATCAGCTTCTGGATTGTGAAGAGGGTGGCGTTCCAGCCGCTCGCCAACATGATGGAGCAGCGCCGGAAGCACATCGAGGATCAGATTCAATCCGCAGAGCGGGACCGCGCCGAGGCGGAGCGGCTGTTGGCTGAACAGCGGCGCCTGCTGGAGCAGACCCGCAATGAGGTGCGCGACATGCTGGATCAGGCACGCGCGCGCGCGGACGAACAGGCGCGGCAGATCGTCGAGGAAGCGCGTGCGGAAGCGGATCGCCTCATTGCAGAGGGCCGTCAGTTGATAGAACGCGAGCGGGCCGAGGCGCTGGCCGGCGCCATGCAGACCCTGTCCGAACTGACGGTCGAGCTGACGACCAAGCTCCTGCGCGGCCACGTGTCGGAGAGCGCGCATCGTGAGATGGTCGCCGAGGCCGAGAAGCACCTCGAGGAGCTGGTCTCATGA
- the atpH gene encoding ATP synthase F1 subunit delta — protein MSTVVARRYTRGLFSYASEHGLVQDADRGLNAVAEALRQAPKFKALLEHPLISAEEKVAMVEKVFGQAVHPLVVRFLNLLIQRGRADQVLAVAESFHALAEEAEGVLSVGVETAFPLQESEVAELERRLGAALNKRVRAVVNVNQDLLAGLRIHVGHRVIDASLVGAVGQFARELAERSARRGA, from the coding sequence ATGAGCACCGTGGTCGCTCGCCGGTACACGCGCGGCCTGTTCTCGTACGCCAGCGAGCACGGGTTGGTTCAGGACGCCGACCGCGGATTGAACGCGGTGGCCGAAGCCCTGCGCCAAGCGCCGAAGTTCAAGGCGCTGCTCGAGCATCCGCTCATCTCCGCAGAAGAGAAAGTGGCGATGGTTGAGAAGGTCTTCGGCCAGGCGGTGCATCCACTGGTCGTCCGCTTCCTGAACCTGCTCATCCAACGCGGCCGCGCGGACCAGGTGTTGGCCGTCGCGGAGTCATTCCATGCCCTCGCCGAGGAGGCCGAAGGCGTGCTTTCGGTCGGCGTGGAGACGGCGTTTCCTCTGCAGGAGAGTGAAGTGGCGGAGTTGGAGAGGCGCCTGGGCGCTGCACTGAACAAGCGTGTGCGCGCCGTCGTGAACGTGAACCAGGACTTGCTGGCCGGGCTGCGGATCCATGTCGGTCACCGGGTGATTGACGCGTCGTTGGTGGGCGCCGTCGGGCAGTTCGCGCGGGAATTGGCCGAACGCAGCGCGCGGCGGGGCGCCTGA
- the atpA gene encoding F0F1 ATP synthase subunit alpha, producing MSIRPDEISALIKQQIEQFEAQVQVYDTGIVLQVGDGIARIHGLDNVMAGELVEFSNGVFGIAFNLEEDNVGVIVLGSVTGIQEGDQVKRTGRIANVPVGEALLGRVVNPLGQPLDNRGPIEAAAFRPIESPAPGVIVRKSVHEPMQTGIKAIDAMIPIGRGQRELIIGDRQTGKTAIAIDTIINQKNTGVKCIYVAIGQKQSTVARVVETLRRYGALEYTIVVAANASDPAPLLYLAPYAGCAMGEYFMYKGEHALVIYDDLSKQAAAYREMSLLLRRPPGREAYPGDVFYLHSRLLERAAKLNEANGGGSLTALPFIETQAGDVSAYIPTNVISITDGQIFLESDLFYAGVRPAINVGISVSRVGGNAQIKAMKKVAGTLRLDLAQYRELQAFAQFGSDLDKATQARLARGERTVEILKQAQYQPMPVEKQVVSIWAVVNGYVDDLPVSAVRRFEEEWLAFVGSQYPQIYENIVSTGDLKDDTIALLKEAVAKFKQTFVA from the coding sequence TTGAGCATTCGACCTGACGAAATCAGTGCTCTGATAAAGCAACAGATTGAGCAGTTCGAAGCGCAGGTGCAGGTCTACGACACGGGCATCGTGCTGCAGGTCGGCGACGGCATCGCGCGCATCCACGGGCTGGACAACGTCATGGCGGGCGAGCTGGTGGAATTCAGCAATGGCGTGTTCGGCATCGCGTTCAACCTGGAAGAGGACAACGTGGGCGTCATCGTCCTCGGATCGGTCACCGGTATCCAGGAGGGCGACCAGGTCAAGCGAACCGGGCGCATCGCCAACGTTCCGGTGGGCGAGGCGCTGCTCGGGCGCGTCGTCAACCCGCTCGGACAGCCGCTCGACAACCGCGGTCCCATCGAGGCGGCGGCGTTCCGGCCGATTGAGTCGCCCGCGCCGGGCGTCATCGTCCGCAAGTCGGTGCACGAGCCGATGCAGACGGGCATCAAAGCCATCGACGCCATGATCCCGATCGGCCGCGGACAACGCGAGTTGATCATCGGCGATCGCCAGACCGGTAAGACGGCCATCGCGATCGACACCATTATCAACCAGAAGAATACGGGCGTGAAGTGCATCTACGTCGCCATCGGCCAAAAGCAGTCCACCGTCGCCCGCGTGGTGGAGACCCTGCGCCGGTACGGGGCGCTGGAGTACACCATCGTGGTCGCCGCGAACGCGTCCGACCCGGCGCCGCTGTTGTACCTGGCGCCGTATGCCGGGTGCGCGATGGGCGAGTACTTCATGTACAAAGGCGAGCATGCGCTGGTGATCTACGACGACCTGTCGAAGCAGGCCGCAGCGTACCGCGAGATGTCCTTGCTGCTGCGCCGTCCGCCGGGCCGCGAGGCGTATCCGGGCGACGTGTTCTACCTGCACTCCCGCCTGCTGGAGCGGGCCGCGAAGCTGAACGAAGCCAACGGCGGCGGGTCGCTGACGGCCCTGCCGTTCATCGAGACACAGGCCGGCGACGTGTCGGCGTACATCCCGACCAACGTGATCTCCATCACCGACGGCCAGATCTTCCTGGAGTCCGACCTGTTCTACGCGGGCGTCCGGCCGGCTATCAACGTCGGTATCTCCGTGTCCCGCGTCGGTGGCAACGCGCAGATCAAGGCGATGAAAAAGGTCGCCGGTACCCTGCGCCTCGATCTCGCGCAGTATCGCGAACTGCAGGCGTTCGCCCAGTTCGGTTCCGACCTGGACAAGGCCACCCAGGCCCGTCTGGCTCGCGGCGAGCGCACGGTCGAGATCCTGAAGCAGGCGCAGTACCAGCCGATGCCGGTCGAGAAGCAGGTGGTCTCCATTTGGGCGGTCGTCAACGGGTATGTGGACGATCTCCCGGTCTCTGCGGTGCGCCGCTTCGAAGAGGAGTGGCTCGCGTTCGTCGGATCCCAGTATCCGCAGATCTACGAGAACATCGTGTCGACGGGCGATCTCAAAGACGATACGATCGCGCTGTTGAAAGAGGCCGTGGCGAAGTTCAAGCAGACCTTCGTCGCCTGA
- the atpG gene encoding ATP synthase F1 subunit gamma — protein sequence MPQNVRDIRRRINSIRNTAKITKAMEMVSAAKLRRVQEAVQQSKPYLAKMQNMLVGVSRSARWIKHPLLAEREVRRTGYLVITADRGLAGPYNAQVIRAVLQEVRRRDKSTYTIFAIGRRGRDFFRKHGYPVGGEVTGLADSPTYESVRGLAERVVEAYGNEEFDELYFVYNEFINPIVQRPVVKKVLPLTEVAGEEQVSGQYLFEPDAETVLAELLPRFAETLVYQAVLDAKASEHGARMTAMGNATDAAQEMIESLTLSLNRARQAAITTQIVEVVSGAEALK from the coding sequence GTGCCCCAAAACGTCAGAGACATCCGGCGCCGGATCAACAGCATTCGCAACACCGCCAAGATCACCAAGGCGATGGAGATGGTGTCGGCCGCCAAACTGCGGCGCGTGCAAGAGGCGGTGCAGCAGTCGAAGCCGTATCTGGCGAAGATGCAGAACATGCTCGTGGGCGTGTCCCGATCGGCCCGCTGGATCAAGCACCCGCTCCTGGCGGAGCGCGAGGTGCGGCGCACCGGCTATCTGGTGATCACGGCCGACCGCGGCTTGGCCGGTCCCTACAACGCCCAGGTCATCCGCGCGGTGTTGCAGGAAGTCCGCCGGCGGGACAAGTCGACCTACACCATCTTCGCCATCGGGCGGCGCGGCCGCGACTTCTTCCGCAAGCACGGGTACCCGGTCGGGGGCGAGGTGACGGGGTTGGCCGATTCTCCGACGTACGAAAGTGTGCGCGGCCTGGCCGAACGCGTCGTGGAGGCGTACGGCAATGAGGAGTTCGATGAACTGTACTTCGTGTACAACGAGTTCATCAACCCCATCGTGCAACGGCCTGTGGTCAAGAAGGTGTTGCCGCTGACCGAGGTCGCGGGAGAAGAGCAGGTGAGCGGCCAGTACCTGTTCGAGCCCGACGCGGAGACGGTGCTGGCGGAGCTGTTGCCGCGTTTCGCCGAGACGCTGGTCTACCAGGCGGTGCTCGACGCCAAGGCGAGCGAGCACGGCGCCCGCATGACCGCGATGGGCAACGCGACGGACGCCGCGCAGGAGATGATTGAGTCGCTCACGCTCAGCCTCAACCGGGCTCGTCAGGCGGCCATCACGACGCAGATCGTCGAGGTCGTGAGCGGCGCCGAGGCGTTGAAATAG
- the atpD gene encoding F0F1 ATP synthase subunit beta, which produces MNKGQVVSVMGPVVDVRFPEGQLPAIYHALRIDQESEVPVHLTLEVALHLGDNVVRTVAMSSTDGVVRGMEVVNTGRPISVPVGPATLGRILNVLGETIDEQGPIDTDQLWAIHRDAPEFSQLSTTVEIFETGIKVIDLLAPYVKGGKIGLFGGAGVGKTVLIQELIHNIAKEHGGYSVFAGVGERTREGNDLYHEMKDSGVIDKTVMVFGQMNEPPGARLRVALAGLTMAEYFRDVEHRDVLFFVDNIFRFTQAGSEVSALLGRMPSAVGYQPTLATEMGQLQERIASTVNGSITSIQAIYVPADDYTDPAPANTFAHLDATTNLERRIAEMGLYPAVDPLASTSRALTPEIVGEEHYQVARGVQQVLQRYRELQDIIAILGMDELSDEDKTIVARARKIQNFLSQPNFVAEAFTGLPGKYVPVKDTVRSFKEILEGKHDDIPETYFRYKGAIEEVVEAAQKDGIQVG; this is translated from the coding sequence TTGAACAAGGGACAGGTTGTTTCTGTCATGGGACCTGTCGTGGACGTGCGCTTCCCGGAAGGGCAGCTGCCGGCCATCTACCACGCCCTGCGGATCGACCAAGAGAGTGAGGTGCCGGTCCACCTGACGCTGGAAGTGGCCCTGCACCTGGGGGACAACGTGGTGCGTACGGTGGCCATGTCTTCCACGGACGGCGTGGTCCGCGGCATGGAAGTCGTGAACACCGGGCGGCCCATTTCCGTTCCGGTCGGCCCGGCGACGCTCGGGCGCATTCTCAACGTGCTCGGCGAGACGATTGACGAGCAGGGCCCGATCGACACGGACCAGCTGTGGGCCATTCACCGCGACGCGCCGGAGTTCAGCCAGCTGAGCACGACGGTCGAGATCTTCGAGACGGGCATCAAGGTCATCGACCTGCTCGCCCCGTACGTCAAGGGCGGCAAGATCGGCCTGTTCGGCGGCGCCGGCGTGGGCAAGACGGTGTTGATCCAGGAGCTCATCCACAACATCGCCAAAGAGCACGGTGGTTACTCGGTCTTCGCCGGCGTCGGCGAGCGCACGCGCGAAGGCAACGACCTGTATCACGAGATGAAGGATTCGGGCGTCATCGACAAGACGGTGATGGTGTTCGGCCAGATGAACGAGCCGCCGGGTGCGCGTCTGCGCGTGGCGCTGGCTGGCCTGACGATGGCGGAGTACTTCCGCGACGTGGAGCACCGTGACGTGCTGTTCTTCGTCGACAACATCTTCCGCTTCACTCAGGCCGGATCCGAGGTGTCCGCCCTGCTCGGCCGCATGCCGTCCGCCGTGGGTTACCAACCGACCCTGGCGACGGAGATGGGTCAGCTGCAGGAGCGCATCGCCTCGACGGTCAACGGATCGATCACGTCGATTCAAGCCATTTACGTGCCGGCCGACGACTACACCGACCCGGCTCCGGCGAACACATTCGCGCACCTGGACGCGACGACGAACCTGGAGCGGCGCATCGCCGAGATGGGTCTGTATCCGGCTGTCGATCCGCTGGCGTCCACGTCCCGCGCGCTCACGCCGGAGATCGTCGGCGAGGAGCACTACCAGGTGGCCCGCGGCGTGCAGCAGGTGTTGCAGCGTTACCGCGAGCTGCAGGACATCATCGCCATCCTCGGCATGGACGAGTTGAGCGACGAGGACAAGACCATTGTGGCGCGTGCCCGCAAGATCCAAAACTTCCTGTCCCAGCCGAACTTCGTGGCGGAGGCGTTCACAGGTCTCCCCGGGAAATACGTGCCGGTCAAGGACACGGTGCGCTCGTTCAAGGAGATTTTGGAAGGTAAGCACGACGACATCCCGGAGACCTACTTCCGGTACAAGGGCGCCATCGAAGAGGTCGTCGAGGCGGCCCAGAAGGACGGCATCCAGGTCGGCTAA
- a CDS encoding F0F1 ATP synthase subunit epsilon has product MSSVLFEVVTPERTVLSEQVQMVSVRTGGGELGILPRHAPLAATVKPCVVRVKLEEGEDYVHVSGGFLEVLPDRVTILAKAAETAEDIDVERAQRAKERAEQRLAQRTEDIDVRRAEAALMRALHRLEVVERSDRAGRLLERRRRSS; this is encoded by the coding sequence TTGAGTAGTGTGCTGTTTGAAGTGGTGACGCCGGAGCGCACTGTGCTGTCCGAGCAGGTCCAAATGGTTTCGGTCCGGACGGGCGGCGGCGAACTGGGCATCCTGCCGAGGCACGCACCGCTTGCGGCCACGGTCAAGCCGTGCGTCGTCCGGGTGAAGCTCGAGGAAGGCGAGGATTATGTCCACGTCAGCGGTGGATTCCTCGAGGTGTTGCCGGATCGCGTGACCATCCTGGCGAAGGCGGCGGAGACGGCGGAGGACATCGACGTGGAGCGCGCCCAGCGCGCGAAGGAACGGGCGGAGCAGCGGCTGGCGCAGCGCACGGAGGACATCGACGTCCGCCGGGCCGAGGCAGCCTTGATGCGGGCACTGCATCGGTTGGAAGTCGTGGAGCGCTCCGATCGCGCGGGTCGTCTCCTCGAACGCCGCCGGCGGAGTTCCTGA
- a CDS encoding NADH-quinone oxidoreductase subunit A: protein MFQYWNGYLFVALFIVLGILLPVASLWVIGPLLRPNHPTQGKRSTYESGLEPFGDARVRYNARYYLFALLFVVFDVETLFLYPWAVSFKKLGLFALVEMLIFLFLLVIGLVYAWRKKVLEWT from the coding sequence ATGTTCCAATACTGGAACGGGTACCTGTTTGTGGCCTTGTTTATCGTCCTCGGCATTTTGTTGCCCGTCGCCTCCCTGTGGGTCATTGGCCCGCTGTTGCGGCCAAATCATCCCACCCAGGGCAAGCGATCGACCTATGAGAGTGGTCTCGAACCGTTCGGAGACGCGCGCGTGCGGTACAACGCAAGATACTACCTGTTCGCGTTGCTGTTCGTGGTCTTCGACGTCGAGACCTTGTTTCTGTATCCGTGGGCGGTGAGCTTCAAGAAGCTCGGCCTGTTCGCGTTGGTGGAAATGCTCATCTTCCTCTTCCTGCTCGTGATTGGGCTGGTGTACGCCTGGAGAAAGAAGGTGCTGGAATGGACCTGA
- a CDS encoding NuoB/complex I 20 kDa subunit family protein, producing the protein MDLSRAAQLPVLEYEGLTPEENAELRRAGVMLNSLEQLKAWARSNSLWPLTFGLACCAIEMMGTGAAHYDLDRFGIIFRASPRQADVMIVAGTVTKKMAPLLRKLYDQMAEPKWVVSMGVCATAGGPYVRSYSVLKGVDQVVPVDVYIPGCPPSPPALIYGLNLLQEKIRNEARGRKVARA; encoded by the coding sequence ATGGACCTGAGCCGCGCTGCGCAACTGCCGGTGCTGGAATATGAAGGTCTGACGCCGGAAGAGAACGCCGAATTGAGGCGCGCGGGCGTCATGCTCAATTCCCTGGAGCAGCTCAAGGCGTGGGCGCGGAGCAACAGCCTGTGGCCTCTGACCTTCGGCCTCGCGTGCTGCGCCATCGAGATGATGGGAACCGGTGCCGCGCACTACGATCTCGATCGCTTCGGGATCATCTTCCGCGCTTCCCCTCGCCAGGCCGACGTGATGATTGTGGCTGGCACCGTGACGAAGAAGATGGCCCCGTTGCTGCGCAAATTGTACGATCAGATGGCCGAACCCAAGTGGGTCGTCTCCATGGGTGTGTGTGCCACCGCGGGCGGGCCGTACGTGCGCAGCTATTCCGTCTTGAAAGGGGTCGATCAGGTCGTCCCCGTCGACGTCTACATCCCGGGTTGCCCTCCTTCTCCGCCTGCTCTGATCTACGGCCTCAACCTGCTGCAGGAGAAGATCCGCAACGAGGCCAGAGGAAGGAAGGTGGCCAGAGCGTGA